The Arthrobacter oryzae DNA window GGGTCCTGGACATCCTGGACGCAGCGGGCCGGGACTCGATCCTGCTCACCACCAACACGGCGCTGACCTGGTACCTGGACGGAAGCCGCGTCCATATCAGCCTGGCCGGCGACCCCATCGCCGCGATGCTGGTGGACCGCGACGGCGATCACCTGGTCACCTTCAACAACGAGGCCGCCCGGATCGCCGCGGAGGAACTGCCCGACGGCGTCGCCCTCCACATAGTGCCGTGGCACGGTCAGCTGCACGCTGCCGCAGCCATGCTCGCCCCCGGCGGCACGCCGCTTGCCGAAGCCGATGTTGCCGCGGAACTGCGGACCGCCCGCCAACAGTTCCTGCCAGGCGAGAGTGCGCGGTACGCCCGGCTGTGCGCCGAGGCGGCGGCCGCAATGACCGATGTCCTCTCGGAAGCCACGCCGGAAACCACGGAGTTCGGTGTTGCCTCCGCCCTGGCCGCGCGGATCGTGGCGATGGGGGCCGAGCCGCTGGTGCTCCTCTGCAATGGCGCCGGCCGCAGCGGGTTCCGGCATCCGCTGCCCACGCACGCGCCGATCGGCCGGCGGGCCATGGCGGTGGTGTGCGCACGCCGCAACGGCCTGGTGGCCAACGTGACCCGCTGGGTGCGGTTCGACGCCGGAACACCGGACGAGCTCGACGCTGAAGTCCGGATTGCCGCGGTGGAGGCGGACATCTTTGATGCCACCGTCCCGGGGGCACGGCTCGACGGCGTCTTCGCGGAAATCCAGGAAGCCTACTTGCGGCACGGCTTCGGCGCCGACCAGTGGACCCGCCACCATCAGGGCGGTCCGGCCGGCTATGCAGGCCGGGATCCCCGGGCAACCCCGGCCACCAACGACACCGTGGTGCTCGGCCAGACTTTCACGTGGAACCCCTCCGGCCCGGGAGTCAAGATCGAGGACACGGTGCAGCTCACCGACTCGGGGCTCACCGTCCTCAGCGTGGATCCCCGCTGGCCTGCCGCCGTCGTCAACGGCATCCTGCGGCCGCTGACCCTGGAACTGTGAGTACGCAACATGGAGTCACCGGTATAGACCGGTGAGTGCGTTTGGCCGAAACCAGCGGAAAATTTTTCCGTCCCGGAAGCCCAGGTGATACCCCATCCATTGGATTTGACTTGAAAACCGAGTCAGATTCGGCGGGG harbors:
- a CDS encoding M24 family metallopeptidase is translated as MNTVTPQTQQAPLAAAAGEGAAGNAADRAVKRRRVLDILDAAGRDSILLTTNTALTWYLDGSRVHISLAGDPIAAMLVDRDGDHLVTFNNEAARIAAEELPDGVALHIVPWHGQLHAAAAMLAPGGTPLAEADVAAELRTARQQFLPGESARYARLCAEAAAAMTDVLSEATPETTEFGVASALAARIVAMGAEPLVLLCNGAGRSGFRHPLPTHAPIGRRAMAVVCARRNGLVANVTRWVRFDAGTPDELDAEVRIAAVEADIFDATVPGARLDGVFAEIQEAYLRHGFGADQWTRHHQGGPAGYAGRDPRATPATNDTVVLGQTFTWNPSGPGVKIEDTVQLTDSGLTVLSVDPRWPAAVVNGILRPLTLEL